One Oryza sativa Japonica Group chromosome 8, ASM3414082v1 DNA window includes the following coding sequences:
- the LOC4345314 gene encoding uncharacterized protein, with protein sequence MTTAMASSSSRGVTVPFLMILPLLFVVAALPAEVTVTGDGILLPSCKTVGGGSTYFDVQFCLDALGSVGAGAGARSYRDLAAVAVGLLTANATSTSVKIDALLRGGGGGGKVDAATARCLRSCRALYAGIARRQPGCAAAVRGGRLGEARSSLEESAAAARRCEDGFRGGNATSPVTAEDDAAFKLAKLGVALLGFA encoded by the coding sequence ATGACGACGGCcatggcgtcctcctcctcgcgtgGCGTCACCGTCCCCTTCCTGATGATCTTGCCGCTCCTCTTCGTAGTCGCCGCTCTTCCGGCCGAGGTCAccgtcaccggcgacggcatccTGCTGCCGTCGTGCAAGAccgtcggcggcgggagcaccTACTTCGACGTCCAGTTCTGCCTCGACGCCCTGGGctccgtcggcgccggcgccggcgcccggaGCTACcgggacctcgccgccgtcgccgtcggcctcctcACGGCCAACGCCACCAGCACGTCGGTCAAGATCGACGCCCtgctccgcggcggcggaggcggcgggaagGTGGACGCCGCCACGGCGCGGTGCCTGCGGTCGTGCCGGGCGCTGTACGCCGGCATCGCGCGGAGGCAGCCCGGCTGCGCCGCGGCGGTGAGGGGCGGCAGGCTCGGCGAGGCGAGGTCGTCGCTGGAGGagtcggcggccgcggcgaggcggtgcGAGGACGGGTTCCGCGGGGGCAACGCGACGTcgccggtgacggcggaggacgacgccgccTTCAAGCTCGCCAAGCTTGGCGTGGCGCTGCTTGGTTTTGCTTGA